From Haemorhous mexicanus isolate bHaeMex1 chromosome 13, bHaeMex1.pri, whole genome shotgun sequence, a single genomic window includes:
- the ISL2 gene encoding insulin gene enhancer protein ISL-2, which produces MVDILLPRPLPGAMGEPSKSKCAQRSETRGRGRRAGAGPCGSSSCRRCRRVDWRPAGALTAPGRAAAPRRAQAAAGSARVNSGAAIPCFSLIADLCSGTLLALTVPRSLPAGRPGLALCAGCGGRIQDPFLLRVSPDLEWHVACLKCAECGQPLDETCTCFLRDGKAYCKRDYSRLFGIKCAQCRAAFSSSDLVMRARDHVYHLECFRCAACGRQLLPGDQFCLRERDLLCRADHGPPPDGAAARGPRSPALPPAAAAHLAEPVPGRPPAPRPPAHKAAEKTTRVRTVLNEKQLHTLRTCYAANPRPDALMKEQLVEMTGLSPRVIRVWFQNKRCKDKKKSILMKQLQQQQHSDKTSLQGLTGTPLVAGSPIRHESAVQGTAVEVQTYQPPWKALSEFALQSDLEQPAAFQQLVSFSESGSLGTSSGSDVTSLSSQLPDTPNSMVPSPAET; this is translated from the exons ATGGTGGACATCCTCCTCCCGCGGCCGCTCCCGGGCGCCATGGGGGAGCCCTCCAAGAGTAAGTGCGCGCAGCGCAGCGAAacgcggggccggggcaggcGGGCGGGCGCGGGACCCTGCGGGTCGAGCTCCTGCCGCCGCTGCCGTCGGGTGGACTGGCGGCCCGCGGGAGCGCTGACAGCGCCGGGAAGGGCTGCGGCCCCACGGCGGGCGCAGGCGGCTGCGGGCTCGGCCCGTGTCAACTCCGGTGCCGCTATTCCC tgtttttccCTAATTGCTGACCTCTGCTctggcacactgctggctctgaCCGTACCCCGCTCGCTCCCGGCAGGGCGGCCGGGGCTGGCCCTGTGCGCGGGCTGCGGGGGCCGCATCCAGGACCCCTTCCTGCTGCGGGTGTCGCCGGACCTGGAGTGGCACGTCGCCTGCCTCAAGTGCGCCGAGTGCGGGCAGCCCCTGGACGAGACCTGCACATGCTTCCTGCGCGACGGCAAGGCCTACTGCAAACGGGATTACAGCAG GCTCTTCGGCATCAAGTGCGCCCAGTGCCGGGCGGCGTTCAGCAGCAGCGACCTGGTGATGCGCGCCCGCGACCACGTCTACCACCTGGAGTGCTTCCGCTGCGCCGCCTGCGGCCGCCAGCTCCTGCCCGGCGACCAGTTCTGCCTGCGGGAGCGCGACCTGCTCTGCCGCGCCGACCACGGGCCGCCCCCCgacggcgccgccgcccgcggACCGCGCAGCCCAGCACTgccgccggccgccgccgcgcaCCTCGCAG AGCCGGTGCCCGGGCGCCCgccagccccgcggccgccggcGCACAAGGCGGCGGAGAAGACCACCCGCGTGCGGACGGTGCTGAACGAGAAGCAGCTGCACACGCTGCGGACCTGCTACGCCGCCAACCCGCGCCCCGACGCCCTGATGAAGGAGCAACTTGTGGAAATGACGGGGCTCAGTCCCCGCGTCATCCGCGTCTGGTTCCAGAACAAGCGCTGCAAGGACAAGAAAAAGTCCATTCTCAtgaagcagctccagcagcagcagcacagcgaCAAGACG AGCCTGCAGGGCCTCACCGGGACTCCGCTCGTGGCCGGCAGCCCCATCCGCCACGAGAGCGCCGTGCAGGGCACCGCCGTGGAGGTCCAGACCTACCAGCCGCCCTGGAAGGCGCTCAGCGAGTTCGCCCTGCAGAGCGACCTGGAGCAGCCCGCCGCCTTCCAGCAGCTG GTCTCCTTCTCCGAGTCCGGCTCCTTGGGCACCTCCTCCGGCAGCGACGTGACCTCGCTGTCCTCCCAGCTCCCCGACACCCCCAACAGCATGGTACCCAGCCCGGCCGAGACGTGA